The following nucleotide sequence is from Thunnus albacares chromosome 15, fThuAlb1.1, whole genome shotgun sequence.
AACTTACCTCATTAGGGAAAAATGGGCCTAATATTGAGTAACAGATCATTGAGCTGAAGTTGACAGATGCCATTGATATTAAAGTGAGTTTCTGCTGTCTTGTCATCCTCGGTGGAGGATCTGTTGAATCTGCTGGAGTGCTGTCATctgatatgaaaagaaaaaaaaaggggaagtgACTACAGGTGACAGAAAATAGGATTAATATTGGTAATCTTCAATGAAACTGGTGGTAATTTATGAATCAAAATAGCAAATTAAGGGTCAATTCACTTGGaagctgttgctgctggttCAAAATTCACCGCCAGAAATGGTAGTTTTCAGActatatttattaaaaagttattaaagtGACCAACCTCTTCGCCGAAGATCATCGTGTGGGTCCATTTCTTTAAAATTCAGGTCAGAAATAAACggggacacacagagaaagaaagtggaGGAATCCTGGAAACACAGCCAGCTCCTGACTGTCTGTTCAGACCTCTCTTCAACCACAGACAGCGAAACACCACGCGAAGCAATCACGATGTTTCCGGTATTTCCTCAAACTATTAGTCAGAAAGTAAGTGCTTTATGAGACACAGGAACGAAGTCTCGCGAGTCAGGTTAGGGTGAGATTAAATCTAGATAAGTTTAGATCCCGCGAGAGTTCGCTGAATACAAATTCCCACTTTTGTGAcatattaaatgaaattataaatCTATatcattactgtaaatatatattatcatgatctatatctatatctatctatatctatctatctatctatctatctacctatatatatatatataaatgaatatataaataaatattattaatcaCTCTGAATTTTAGTTTGCATGGACAGCTGTGAAATTAATTATCTATGAACCTTTATACAAAACGAACAGCTGCAATTTGTATGATTTAATAtgtgaatttgtgttttgttgtattcTTTTTCGTTTGTAATGTTATGGTCCGCCATCTCATAAAATCTTtgcttttagatattttattacagaaagtgtatgaaaccccttaccaaaatagtcataaatAGTAATAAACAGTCgaaattgtatttgtttgtaaTACTTGTAATACTAGAAaatcttcatttttttattttttgcagaaCTACTTCAGTTGATTCCTTCATAacttccacacaaacacactgaaagaggAAGCCTGTGGTGTGGGATCACTAACATTGCATCAGTGAGTGACAGagtcaaactgaaaatgaaacataacaacaaaaacacttggaacaaattgtttttattactttttggCCAGCCTATAGGTCCCTGTAAACCTATGGTCACATCATATTTGTTTCCTTcacaaaataaagagaaaaaaaaagaggcaactGACTATTCATTAGGCAGTATTGCTGATAACTGACACACACTGTCGCTGAAGTCTCTGAAGCTGCATTAAATGAAAACTCTCTACATTAAATTCCGTGAAGCCTTTCTGAAAATACTCTCCTTTAAAATAACCTCCTATTAGCAAATGATGAATGTCCAGACATTTATACGTTTGTTTCTTTTGTACATTAGCACCAAATCTACATGAATGTCACTCCTACTAACAATAAATCTAGATAATTTAAATATCTTGTATTAATACCTTTGCAAGTTTGttctcattctttttttttctacaagtGTAACATCAAAAAACTCTTGGTACCATGTCAAAGCAAAGGTGAAGTACAAAATTACTGAAATTAGCAACATATAAGCACATTTTTCTAAGCATATATTGATGTTAGGTCATTTACTAAATACACACAGTTCAAGCAgctttatattttctttatgcAAGTACAACATCAGTTCTAAGTAGGTAGCATTATTGCACACAAGCTCTATCTATCTAAAGCAGCACTGACTTTCAAAGAGGCAAACTACTGTACTTCACATTCAAATGCAGTTTTTCAAGTAGCATCATAAACATCCgaatgaaaacaacacagagtCAGTTTTAAATTAACTGAGAGACCTCTTGACCTCTTGGAAAGTATTCTGTTTGGGGGATGATATCATTTTCTACCATTCTCTACACTAACTTACTTTTGGTGCACATTGACCGACCCTTTTTTTACTATTACTGACAATATGAGCCGTACAGAAGGGAGTCTGAGAAATTAAAAGGGAGGACAGAATTATATAGCTTTGACAAACAAATTGAGGTTAAattaacacatgaaaacatactgtcAGATCATAACGGCTCCAACTGAATAATGATCTGCATTactgtggccaaaaaaaatatttactatGTTGATTGCACCACTTCATAGAAGTAACATGGATAGAAAATATACAAACTATGATTAATCACACTCAGTGACAGAATCAATACATTCCTCTATTGCATCTTCTGCAATTTTAACATAATGTAAAGTGACAAACAAATCAGATTAGAAATCAAATCATTGCTTTGAACAAATGGTATTTGGATGAAGACAGATACCAATTAAAGGGTATCACAAATATAACGATAACAACCAGTTTGATATTCATAATAAAACCTTATAATTTATCTACTTATTTACTTAAAACTGAACTACAACAGTGCAGTGTTTGTATCAGATATGGTATGGCTTAGTGAAAATGTATTAGCAATTTTGAATGCCACTGTACCTCAAGATATTTgctgtgtatattttttataaacCCCACAAATGTACATAAAGTATTTATTAATTTGTAATACATTGAAACAGCTTAATTAGCCAAGATTTCTTTGGCACCACAGGCGGTACTTAAACTCCAGACTACTTTTAAAATtcattcaaaaatgtaatttgtttacCTTTTGTTTATCCTGGGAAGGTTGACATTTCTATTTCActaaatacagtaataataaataaaattagcTTGAGCATATGAGCTAAAACTTATGAATAAAGTGATAAAGTTTTCATAACCATTCACCTCGACTGACTTAGCCTTCTGAGACTGATTGTACTTTATCTGCATGTGCAAGACCAACTTGAATCataatttcctctttaaaaCAAAGAGTCACCCCATCACATAAAGTACGTCTTCCTACTTATGCCCCCACATGGAGGGAAGTGACACCAATGCGATTTCTTTTCAGTTAGTACACAACATCAAAATTACTTTTTCACTTAAGCCTTTGAGTCACATTGGCCAAGGAAACAGCAAATGCCTGCACTGCTGAAAAAGGATACTGGAAATCCAAAATATAGGCATTCCCATCAATTCGCCCAAACTGcatcacctaaaaaaaaaaaacagaaagcaagaAGATACTTTAGAAAGCATGAAACAGccaacacatcaacacacttTTTCAATTTAAGAAGTACTGCATTTGTATGAAGTAATCTGTCTATTGagacaaaaaaaccaaacaaaaaacaaacaaattgaaGCAGCAGTGGCCGAGTTTTAGTCTCCTCCTAATGATTTTGCccatttttgccttttcttaTCAATAAacctgatgatgacatcatcccTGATGTTGTCATCATAATGTCATCATTATTTTCTTAAACTAGACCATTTTCACAAGCTGAGTAGTATTCCTTGTAAACTGAAATTCTCTTAATTGATCAGTATTTCTTATCATCAAATTACCTGTCGTCCATCCAACTCAATCTGAAAATTCTTGGCTGACTCCTGGGTGACTCTTCCTCCAAAGTCAAGCTGGTAGACCTGGGTGGCTTCATTCCACAATGGCTGTTTATTGGCCATAACATAGACAAACCCTTGGCTGCCCAAACTACGGTCCTCTCTTTCGTTTGCCTTGCGGCACTTTATTTCTTCCAGCTCACTAGCCATACGCAGACTGCGCTTGTTCTTCCAGCTCTTCTTGCTGCTCTGGTTCTGGTTCATGAGCTCATCACCACTAATGAACAGCTCCGGCTCACTCTCTGAGCTATCCTGGAACTCATTTGTTGTCCTGCTCATCTTCTTGGTTTTGTTGAGCTGCTCTCTCGGCCCCTTGggctttttcttctctctgctgccaAGCCTCGGGCTGGAAATGAGAGTGTTGAAGTCAGAAAGTGCACGGCCTTCCTTTCTGGATTTGCCCTCAGAGACAGTGGGCATGTTGGCCTCCTCGGCTCTGCTGTCAAGTCTTTTGCGGCTCTTCTTGTTAAAGCGCTCTGACTCCTGTGGCACAGGGCTTTCATTTAAGGATGATGGCTCTGCAAAGTTGTTGGCAGACTCTGCTAGATCCTCTGTGGCACTTTTGGAAGGTGGTAGTTCGGtaggtggtggaggagggggcagagggggtggtggaggtggtgcaGTTGGAGGGGGTGGGGAGAGAATTGGCTTCTCTAAAATCTGATGAGTTTTAGTAGGAAGGGGAGGTGCCGGAGGGTCTTGCATGGGAGGTGGGCAGGGGTAAGGGTTCCAGGGGTGCAGGTTTACAGGGTGCAGCTGAAGTCCGGCACATGAACTGGCTCCTGGATACATCGGAGGGAGAGGGCAGCAAGCCAAGTTAGCAAGATTCGGGGGGTAGCCTGGTGGCAAAACCAAATTGGGGTCCTGCTGAGCAAAAGGAACTGGACCAACCACATCGTTTGGAGAGCACTGTGGTGGAGGGTTCTGTAAGGTCTGAAGTGGGGGTCCACCGTGACCCACACCTGGAGGAAAAGGCGAGAGCGATATCTGGTAACCTGATGGGAAAGTAAGAGTGCTTGTGCTCGGACTGGATGGAGGTTTAGTCGTGAGGACAAAAGGTAGACGAGTCATGTCCAAGTGCTGACCTTGACTGATGATGAGCGGAGGCGGTTTATGAGGTCCTGGTGGGGGACCTAATATTGTTTGCTCTGGGGTGAGCCAGAACTCCTCTGCGGTGGAGGTGTCCCATTGGTAAGGCGGAGGGCGTTTAACTGTCAAACTGACATCACCGAGAGTCAGCTGGCGTACTGATTTTTCAAGGTGACACTGCTGATTTAAAGTCTCATCTTCGGTAAAAGCAGAGTTAACGTACACTGTTCTGTCCCGGCTGTTATCAACAGCACTCAGCAGACTGTAAGATGACTGGGAGGCCATGGGTGAGGCACTTTTGGAGTGCACAATAATGGTACTGTGATGTGCTCCTTTCCCTGGTGGGAAGTCTTGCCTCACCACCGTGCCACCTGCGATGCCACTACTTGTAGTTCCACCACCACTGACACTGacgctggtgctgctgctgttactgctgcactgtgtgcatgtgtacaatGCAGTGGGCACCCTCTGCTGGTACGTTAGCGCTAATGCACTGTTCATTTTAGCCTTAGTGGGAAGTGTTCTTGAGCTATCCATCATCTGTGGCACTTTGAGTCCCACATCCCTGCGGTCACGGCGTATAGTGGCATGAATCAGACTATTATCGATTCTCTGGGGAGGAGGAAGTGTAGCAGTTACTTGATTTGCTGGATCAGGGTAAGGAGGAGGGTCCCCACTAGGTATTGAGTATCGAGGGACGGAAAGACGACTCAGTGTTGCCGAGCTATACGGAAGCTGAATTTTTTTACTATCAGAAGAAGTGACTTTGAGCGTGGCTGAGCCCCCGATGCCATGGACAGCGTATGCATTCTGGTTGCGAATGAGGCGCCTGCGTGGCCGACAAACCTCCTCCACGTTGCCGCTGCTGTCAAAGGTCGTGATCCTTTCATACCCCAGAGGTGTTGGGTACTGTAAGGTCATTGGGTGAAGCAAGAACTCATCTTTCTTCAGGCAGGGGTCTGGCGCCAGGACGCTTGGGCTGTCACAGTTTGTGACAAGTGTCTGAGGTGCAGCGGCCGCTGTagctgctgccgccgctgcaGACACTACAGTGCCAGGgtatggaggaggaggatttaCCTTCCTCATCTGAATCTCCACAGACCCATCTGCGTCATTGAAGGAGGGAGGTAAAGTCCGCGGCAGACTTGGCTTCAGAATGTGTCCATGGTCTCCCCTGTCTAGCCCAGGCTCAGTGGTGGGAGGAGGCATTTGGGGCAGAAGATGAATCTGTTGTAAGGAAATGGTTGGATAgccagaaggaggaggaggcagcgaCATCTgcatcttcagttgctgctgCATTTGTTGGTGCTGCCTCTGCATCTGTTGATGTTGCTGCTGGatctgctgatgctgctgctggagctgctgctgctgctgcctcatcTCCTGGATCTGTTGCCggatttgctgctgctgctgctgcatctgttgctgctgctgctgcatctgctcgtgctgcagctgcatctgttgctgttgctgctggatGTGGTGTTGGTGCTGAAGTTGTTGGCTTGTCACTTGCTGCGGATTTTGTTGCATTTGTTGGTGTTGCTGAACCTGGTGTTGttgatgttgctgctgctgttgatgttgatgttgctgctgctgttggtgttgctgctgctggtggtgcaGTTGCTGAAGCTGTTGATGTTGCTGCTGcaattgctgttgttgctgctgctgcgaCTGTGACTGATGAtggtgttgttgctgctgctgctgctgctgctgttgatgatgatgcatcttctgctgctgctgcgtctgCATTTGTTGTGACTGTTTCGACTGCTGTTGGCGAGGCTGCTGGGAATGAGACCTCTGCGGGTGTGGCTGCGGTGGGAGATGgtgaggtggaggtggaggaggaagagtacCAGGGAGAAGAGGACCCATCTCCAGCCCATTGAAGATCACCTGACCAGGGTTTGAGTATCTAGCTGGAACTGGATATGGTGTAGCAACAGCATCCTGGCCATGATCAGAAACCGGAACAGATGCTGCCGCCGCCGCAGCTGCTGCCGCTGCAGTGGCTGTAGGGTTGGTGAGGACGTCAAGCTGAATATTCTGATTGGCCAGGAGAGACTGAACCAGGCCGATACTCTGAGTCGGGGACATGGCCTGAGCTGGGCTGTGGATGGGAGCGATGGGAATGTTGACTGTACAGGGAGGATTGTCTCCTGCCACTCCAGATGGCCCCATCACTTCATGAAAACACAGATGAGAATAATGTTAGTGACTTTTagcacatacaaacatgcagaaTACAGTGAGATTGAGAGCATTGataattaatgtaattacaCTCATTTATCAATATTAGTTGTAAGATTCTGAattgaaaatattgtactttgaTTCATTCACACCTGGTAAGTCATCCTCATCTTCACTGAACACATTGGGGTTGAACACAGGCAAGCTCATGAAGTCATGTGAAATCTTTCGCACTTCTGGAAGATAGATTGTCATCTGCCTCGGTTGCAAATGGAGCAAACTGGTCTTATAGATGACTGAAACACAGAAGAGCATTATGGTGACTGTTACATTCATCAGGATTAAAGATTGTTGATGTGTATTTGTAGCTTTTGTGACGTTTACCTGCACCGAGATTGGCAGGGAGGAAAGAAGCAAGTCCAACAATTTTGAACTTTGTCCCCCAGATGTTGGATGTGACTTGAGCAAGGTAATTGTGCTGTgaagaagacaaaacagaagacaagaataaaaataagaattattagtgtgcaaaaacaaacaatcaagGGTTTACCTACGGTTATGGTATTGTGTACTGACAGACAAAACTTATACTAACATAATAAGACAAGATAAgatctgttttttgtgtgttttgtttttgacatttggTAAGATAGCTTTGTTTCCAGATTCAAAATTCCCAAGAAACCCTTTTGTGTCACTACACTCACATACTTATAtaatcctttcttttttttcaattttatttatttatttgacatggAGAATGATcattaatcaacaaattaattgtAACTGTGAACTGTAAATGAGATGAGCCTCAAAGGATCATTTGTATCTGTTGTCCCTGGCCAAATGTTAAAGAGGCAATCtaaaatctgaataaaatgtcatcttGTAAAATTCATGgtactagagctgcaacgattagtccaaagaaagaaaattaatctataactattttgataatcgattaattgtttcagtcatttttcaacattctctggctccagcttctcaaGCAGGACAATTGACTGTTTTTCCTTGTCATATGtgactgtaaattaaatatctttgttttggACTGCTAGACAAAACATCACAATGGCCTGTGAGAAATTGTGGATGCCATATGTTTACtactattttttaaacattcattgactaaatgattaatcgagaaaaaaactgacagattaatcaataaaataattgttacttgCAGCCCTACATGGTACACAacataataaatacacacacatccaccaATCAAACAATGTCACAACACAATATACTTAACAACAATACATAGTAAGTTAAGTAACATTCAGGGAAAGGTACAGGAAAGGAtcaacaaagacagacaaaacaatcaacaggAAGGCAGCAGCTCAGGtaattatttaattgtttaaaagtaaaaataatatgTTGATGGATAAAACAAACCGTTACTGTCAGTTATAGACTTTGTACTGTAGCACGTCGTACCTCTGTGATCCCGTCCATAGAAAACTCTCGACGTGTCAGACTAGGGGACCGAATTGGAGGCTTCTTTGTCGGTAACCGTGGCGATCGTTGGCCTTCCTGATTGGCACGTGAAAGTTTGGGAGATTTTCTTGAATCCATGTTCATTCTTTGAAACAAAGAGGTAAATATCAAATtatctttcacattttcagttcaCATTACAGTCGATACTACAGTTATTTTTATGGTATGGTAAAACAGATGCTTGAATAATTAATTTCCAGATCTTTTATATAACgttcagtgtttctgtcatGTACTGTGAAGTTTGGGTGACCTGTTTCCTCGGGATAACTTTGGTGACTTCTTCCCAACCCACTCATCGCTCAACTCAATGTCACTGGAGTCAGAGCAGTTACAGCTGTCAGTATATGAGATCATGGGAttcacacacacctcctctgcaaaaaaaaccaaaacaataacgGCGAGTTTAACTCATACACACTAATATGGTTATAACATAATAAGCaagtaaatgttttttgggATTATAGGCCAAATCAAACCCACATGCAGCCAGGTTATGACGCAGGCTATTCCAGTATCATGCCTCAGACCATGTTGCGTCAGAGAATAGCAGTCATCACCAGAGTCTATATTTGTTCTCACTCAAGGTGAACAGTGGGCACACAGCATGAATATATGCGGTTATTTTAAAGTGAAGCACATGTTTAAAGAGATGAAACAGGTGCTAATTTCATTCGAAGAAGACAAGGAACATTATTTATGACCTTTGGGCAGGTCTGTTTGTCCATTATGAGTGTCTCAAGTCTACTGGTATTCTCATAAGTACTTCTTGCTTCAGTTGTAAGCATTATTTTAAAAGTTCAAAATCCATTTAGCCTCTTTTAATGGtgtcattttgggaaatttgcctatttgctttcttgcagagttagatgagaagaacAGTACCACTCTAAGGTCTGTGCATTAGCTTGAGCTagagcttagcttagcataaagactaaaaTCAGGGGGGAAACAGTTAAGACAAGACACAaagacagcaaaataaaaaatacattttccatgtTCATGTCACTGTGTTTAACTGTCCAGTTGTCTCTTGGTTCCTGACAAATATAGtcagaaaattatttttgagtatttatatatttaaattccGCTTTGGTTGCCAGGAAACCAGCAGGAGCTCCAGGAGATCGCTTGCCAAGAAACAGGTCACACAAAtaactccctgtaaaaccacgatttgatgttttttacatttagatttGTGTAAAATAAGATACAAAATGTTAGTTTTCAAGACTTAGATGTGctggtttgtttggtttttttttaaattctagcttcatatttagtgtacaaACGAGGggtatcaatcttcttgtctaactcttggcaagaaagtgaatgagcATATattctaaaatgtcaaattactCCTTCAAAAAGACAATTTACCCAATTTACTCAATTTTTACACACCCCTTGTGCcatctagccatgcagatagttttagttttatgaGCTGTGGTTGCCTCTGAAACTTCTGCCTTCACTCCAGTACAATAGAGatgaatgtaatttcatttGTGGTTAGTCTGGATAAACCACAGGTTGTTTGGTGAACAGTTAGAGTCTAAACCCACCTGCTTTGCTGTCTGTTTTTGGATCCATAATGACAAACTCAGGCCGTAGTTTACTGATGCGTCTTCCTTTGAGAATAGGCACCAGTCCTCCTAAATATTCTAAGTAGAGAGTGTAGCAGGGACCGCCTGCCTCAGGGCTGTCCTCCGCCCGTTTCATGGTGCAGTGGAGCCTCTCATTCCCAGCTGTGGGATAGCTGACAAAGTCACGGATGTTGTTGGGGTCAGGAATTGGGGGCTAgaacaaagagaggaaagggCTGTAAGGTTGCTGGACactcaaatgaaaacatgtcaaagtCAGCAGTTTTATATTATCACAGTGCAACGCAAGTCAAGAAGTTGTGTCTGTGACTGAGGGGGGATTAAGCAGGGATCAGTGCACCTTGATGGTGGGTATGAAAGCAGTGGTC
It contains:
- the tulp4b gene encoding tubby-related protein 4; the encoded protein is MSRNYEPGHSVGMLAAVEHGPILCSDSNILCLSWKGRVPKSEKDKPVCRRRYYEEGWLATGNGRGVVGVTFTSSHCRRDRSTPQRINFNLRGHNSEVVLVRWNEPFQKLATCDMEGGIFVWIQYEGRWSVELVNDRGAQVSDFTWSHDGTQALIAYRDGFVLVGSVSGQRHWSSEINLESQITCGIWTPDDQQVLFGTADGQVIVMDCHGRMLAHVLLHESDGIVSMSWNCPDFLVEDSTESDTDSDDSILPLVRRVKPLLTVTFLSGDISLMNNYDDLSPAIIRSGLKDVEAQWCSQGDLLAVAGMERHGLPVDAACGSIMRNALVKFYNVQGEHIYTLETPAQRPITTICWGHRDSRLFLACGPALYVVRVEHRVASLQLLCQQGIASALREEKDVGKLNMPSLLCSYVTTAFIPTIKPPIPDPNNIRDFVSYPTAGNERLHCTMKRAEDSPEAGGPCYTLYLEYLGGLVPILKGRRISKLRPEFVIMDPKTDSKAEEVCVNPMISYTDSCNCSDSSDIELSDEWVGKKSPKLSRGNRMNMDSRKSPKLSRANQEGQRSPRLPTKKPPIRSPSLTRREFSMDGITEHNYLAQVTSNIWGTKFKIVGLASFLPANLGAVIYKTSLLHLQPRQMTIYLPEVRKISHDFMSLPVFNPNVFSEDEDDLPVMGPSGVAGDNPPCTVNIPIAPIHSPAQAMSPTQSIGLVQSLLANQNIQLDVLTNPTATAAAAAAAAAASVPVSDHGQDAVATPYPVPARYSNPGQVIFNGLEMGPLLPGTLPPPPPPHHLPPQPHPQRSHSQQPRQQQSKQSQQMQTQQQQKMHHHQQQQQQQQQQHHHQSQSQQQQQQQLQQQHQQLQQLHHQQQQHQQQQQHQHQQQQQHQQHQVQQHQQMQQNPQQVTSQQLQHQHHIQQQQQQMQLQHEQMQQQQQQMQQQQQQIRQQIQEMRQQQQQLQQQHQQIQQQHQQMQRQHQQMQQQLKMQMSLPPPPSGYPTISLQQIHLLPQMPPPTTEPGLDRGDHGHILKPSLPRTLPPSFNDADGSVEIQMRKVNPPPPYPGTVVSAAAAAATAAAAPQTLVTNCDSPSVLAPDPCLKKDEFLLHPMTLQYPTPLGYERITTFDSSGNVEEVCRPRRRLIRNQNAYAVHGIGGSATLKVTSSDSKKIQLPYSSATLSRLSVPRYSIPSGDPPPYPDPANQVTATLPPPQRIDNSLIHATIRRDRRDVGLKVPQMMDSSRTLPTKAKMNSALALTYQQRVPTALYTCTQCSSNSSSTSVSVSGGGTTSSGIAGGTVVRQDFPPGKGAHHSTIIVHSKSASPMASQSSYSLLSAVDNSRDRTVYVNSAFTEDETLNQQCHLEKSVRQLTLGDVSLTVKRPPPYQWDTSTAEEFWLTPEQTILGPPPGPHKPPPLIISQGQHLDMTRLPFVLTTKPPSSPSTSTLTFPSGYQISLSPFPPGVGHGGPPLQTLQNPPPQCSPNDVVGPVPFAQQDPNLVLPPGYPPNLANLACCPLPPMYPGASSCAGLQLHPVNLHPWNPYPCPPPMQDPPAPPLPTKTHQILEKPILSPPPPTAPPPPPPLPPPPPPTELPPSKSATEDLAESANNFAEPSSLNESPVPQESERFNKKSRKRLDSRAEEANMPTVSEGKSRKEGRALSDFNTLISSPRLGSREKKKPKGPREQLNKTKKMSRTTNEFQDSSESEPELFISGDELMNQNQSSKKSWKNKRSLRMASELEEIKCRKANEREDRSLGSQGFVYVMANKQPLWNEATQVYQLDFGGRVTQESAKNFQIELDGRQVMQFGRIDGNAYILDFQYPFSAVQAFAVSLANVTQRLK